In one window of Fusobacteria bacterium ZRK30 DNA:
- a CDS encoding phosphate ABC transporter substrate-binding protein, whose protein sequence is MLKKILLGVSLLLLVACGEGKTKSEVIKLQGSDTILNTSQAIAEEFMKENKEARIAVTGGGSGTGIAAKLNGTVHVAMASRSIKDKEVKKAKEVGIDLEEIVLGFDGITVIINHDNKITDLDKATLGKVFAGEVTNWNELGGEDAEIVVLSRDSSSGTHSYFKEEIVRNGKKESDKEYGPKTLYMPSNQAILQEVKSNKYAIGYIGMGYMEDSVNALSVNGIEPTFKNVADKNYPIAREVYWYVDGDRKGDEAKLVDFALSPKGQAIVKSEGFVPAR, encoded by the coding sequence ATGTTAAAGAAAATATTATTAGGTGTATCATTATTGCTATTAGTAGCATGTGGAGAGGGAAAAACTAAGTCAGAGGTAATTAAATTACAGGGTTCCGATACAATTTTAAACACATCTCAGGCCATTGCTGAGGAATTCATGAAAGAAAATAAAGAAGCAAGAATAGCAGTTACAGGAGGAGGGTCCGGGACTGGAATAGCAGCAAAGTTAAATGGGACAGTTCATGTGGCGATGGCTTCAAGATCTATAAAGGATAAGGAAGTAAAAAAAGCCAAAGAGGTAGGGATTGATCTAGAGGAGATCGTACTTGGATTCGATGGAATAACTGTAATTATAAATCATGATAACAAGATTACAGACTTAGATAAAGCTACATTAGGAAAAGTATTTGCAGGAGAGGTCACTAACTGGAATGAATTAGGAGGAGAGGATGCTGAGATTGTAGTTTTATCGAGAGACTCTTCTTCAGGAACCCATTCTTACTTCAAAGAAGAAATCGTCAGAAACGGTAAAAAAGAGAGTGACAAAGAATATGGACCTAAGACATTATACATGCCTTCTAACCAAGCAATACTTCAGGAGGTAAAGTCTAATAAGTACGCTATAGGATATATTGGTATGGGATATATGGAAGATTCTGTCAATGCACTTTCTGTCAATGGGATAGAACCTACCTTCAAAAATGTTGCAGATAAAAATTATCCTATTGCAAGGGAAGTATACTGGTATGTTGATGGGGACAGAAAAGGTGATGAAGCTAAATTAGTAGATTTTGCTCTTTCTCCTAAGGGACAAGCAATTGTGAAATCAGAAGGGTTTGTACCAGCTAGATAA
- the pstB gene encoding phosphate ABC transporter ATP-binding protein PstB — MKNNKLRLEVKNFNFYYGKFQALKNINMDFYKNKVTALIGPSGCGKSTFLRSVNRMNDLIDISKYEGEIKLDGDDIFSKKYDIVELRKKIGMVFQKPNPFPKTIYENIVYGPKLHGEKNKKILDEIVEESLKAVALWDEVKDKLHQSALGLSGGQQQRLCIARAIAVKPEILLMDEPTSALDPISTAKIEGLIRELEKDYTIIIVTHNMQQAARISEYTGFFYQGVVEEFNKTEKIFTNPDNKKTEDYITGKFG, encoded by the coding sequence ATGAAAAACAATAAACTTAGACTGGAAGTAAAAAACTTTAACTTTTATTATGGAAAATTTCAGGCTTTAAAAAATATAAATATGGATTTTTATAAAAATAAAGTGACAGCCCTTATCGGCCCCTCTGGATGCGGTAAATCTACATTTTTAAGATCGGTAAACAGGATGAATGATCTTATAGATATATCAAAATATGAGGGTGAAATTAAATTAGACGGAGATGATATTTTCAGTAAGAAATATGATATAGTCGAACTCAGAAAAAAAATCGGAATGGTTTTTCAAAAACCAAATCCATTTCCAAAAACTATCTATGAAAATATTGTCTATGGCCCAAAACTTCACGGTGAAAAAAATAAAAAGATCTTAGATGAAATTGTGGAAGAGAGTCTAAAAGCAGTAGCTCTATGGGATGAAGTAAAAGATAAACTCCACCAGTCGGCTCTAGGACTTTCTGGGGGGCAACAGCAGCGACTCTGTATAGCAAGGGCCATTGCTGTAAAACCAGAAATACTTTTAATGGATGAACCTACCTCTGCACTAGACCCCATATCTACAGCAAAGATAGAAGGTCTCATAAGGGAACTTGAAAAGGATTATACTATAATTATAGTAACCCATAATATGCAGCAGGCAGCCAGAATCTCTGAGTATACCGGATTCTTCTATCAGGGTGTAGTGGAGGAGTTTAACAAAACAGAAAAGATCTTTACTAATCCTGATAACAAAAAAACAGAGGATTATATCACAGGTAAATTCGGATAG
- a CDS encoding Cof-type HAD-IIB family hydrolase, whose product MKYKAVISDLDGTLLNSEHKISDYTKTVIKSIIDSGVKFFIATGRHHTDVLAIKKILDLDSIMITSNGARVHDEENKEILARDLPLSISREIMDLKLDEEIYVNLYAGDHWYTEKEAQWTEEFHTESGFTYTLANFQELKNTKITKFFYLHEDPEVMSQLEEKIKGLYPDQLNVTMSLPICLEVMAKDVSKGTAIVEVLKLEDIKIEETIAFGDGLNDLEMLGLVGKGFIMENGSQTLKETLPHLEVIGNNTDDGVAKKLEEIFKIKK is encoded by the coding sequence ATGAAATATAAAGCAGTTATTTCTGATTTAGACGGTACACTCTTAAATTCAGAACATAAAATTTCAGACTATACTAAAACAGTTATTAAATCTATCATCGATAGCGGGGTAAAATTTTTCATTGCAACCGGAAGACACCATACCGACGTGTTAGCTATAAAGAAGATATTAGATTTAGACAGTATTATGATTACCTCTAATGGTGCTAGAGTACATGATGAGGAAAACAAGGAGATCCTGGCGAGAGATCTTCCCCTGTCTATATCAAGGGAGATAATGGATCTTAAACTAGATGAGGAAATTTATGTTAATCTATATGCCGGAGATCATTGGTATACAGAAAAAGAAGCTCAGTGGACCGAAGAGTTTCATACTGAATCTGGATTTACCTACACTTTAGCTAATTTTCAAGAACTAAAAAATACTAAAATCACAAAATTCTTCTACCTCCATGAAGATCCAGAGGTAATGTCCCAGTTAGAAGAAAAAATCAAGGGACTTTATCCTGATCAGCTTAATGTAACTATGTCTCTTCCTATCTGTTTGGAAGTAATGGCTAAAGATGTCTCTAAAGGAACTGCCATAGTAGAAGTTTTAAAATTAGAAGATATCAAAATTGAAGAAACAATAGCCTTTGGGGACGGGTTAAATGATTTAGAGATGTTAGGGTTAGTAGGGAAAGGATTCATAATGGAAAACGGCAGCCAGACATTGAAAGAAACGTTACCTCATCTAGAAGTTATTGGAAATAATACAGATGATGGAGTAGCTAAAAAATTAGAAGAGATATTTAAAATAAAAAAATAA
- the hydE gene encoding [FeFe] hydrogenase H-cluster radical SAM maturase HydE has translation MDIERILNKEKLDRSDLIYLMNTSSTEDIEKIFKKAYEIKLENIGNKVYYRGLIEISNECIKNCLYCGIRRDNDKVEKFRMTKEQILEGAKWIYENNYASIAIQAGERCDEEFVNFIEEVVIGIKEISNNKLGITLSLGEQTYETYKRWFDAGAHRYLLRIESSNKDMYESLHPKDPLHNHETRIECLRDLRKAGYQVGTGVMIGLPGQTTEDLVDDILFYENMDIDMIGMGPYILHDDTPMGKKEKNNILDKKKRVELGLKMIALTRIYLKDVNIAATTALQGLDSLGREKGLRAGANILMPITTIKEHKAKYQLYNNKPCIDDNADQCKSCLGKRVESVGDEIIYNNWGDSLHFKKKQIK, from the coding sequence TTGGATATAGAAAGAATATTAAATAAAGAAAAATTAGATCGAAGTGATTTGATCTACTTAATGAATACAAGTTCAACAGAGGATATAGAAAAAATATTTAAGAAAGCTTATGAAATTAAGTTGGAAAATATCGGGAATAAAGTTTATTATCGTGGACTTATAGAAATTAGTAATGAATGTATTAAAAACTGCCTTTATTGTGGTATTAGAAGAGACAATGATAAAGTTGAAAAATTTAGAATGACCAAAGAACAGATTTTAGAAGGTGCTAAGTGGATATATGAAAATAACTATGCATCCATAGCTATTCAGGCCGGAGAAAGGTGTGATGAAGAATTTGTTAACTTTATTGAGGAAGTTGTAATTGGAATAAAAGAGATTTCAAATAATAAATTGGGAATTACTCTGTCCCTGGGTGAACAAACCTATGAAACATATAAAAGATGGTTCGATGCAGGAGCTCACAGATATTTACTTAGAATAGAGAGCTCTAATAAAGATATGTACGAATCTCTTCATCCAAAAGATCCTCTTCATAATCACGAGACTAGAATAGAGTGCTTAAGGGACCTGAGAAAGGCTGGATACCAGGTAGGGACAGGAGTAATGATTGGATTACCAGGTCAGACTACAGAAGATTTGGTGGATGATATATTGTTTTATGAGAATATGGATATAGATATGATAGGTATGGGGCCTTATATCCTTCATGATGATACACCTATGGGGAAAAAGGAAAAAAATAATATTTTAGATAAGAAAAAAAGAGTTGAATTAGGATTAAAGATGATAGCATTGACGAGAATTTATTTAAAAGATGTTAATATAGCAGCTACTACTGCCCTTCAGGGATTGGACTCTTTAGGTAGAGAGAAGGGGCTAAGGGCAGGAGCTAATATTTTAATGCCTATTACAACGATTAAAGAGCATAAGGCTAAATACCAGCTTTATAATAATAAACCATGTATAGACGATAATGCTGATCAATGTAAAAGCTGTTTGGGTAAGAGAGTCGAAAGTGTTGGAGATGAAATTATTTACAATAATTGGGGAGATTCTCTGCATTTTAAAAAGAAACAGATTAAATAA
- the pstA gene encoding phosphate ABC transporter permease PstA, translated as MSILKGKGEKIIENFIKTIGLLSILPVVLILGYIVFTGVPAISWEFLSQAPKNGMRAGGVLPAIIGSIYLTLGTIVVSVPFGILTGVYLVEYSKDNWIRRTINLTIVNLAGIPSIIYGLFGMAFFVIYMGMGASIIAGSLTLGIMCLPVIITATRESLLAVSSHLREASLALGATKWETTWKVILPAASPGILTGIILSISRAAGETAPIMFTVAAFYLPFLPESIWDQAMTLPYHLYVISTQVPNMPKTNMDGTLFVLVAITVGFNMLGAYVRTKFNKEV; from the coding sequence ATGAGCATACTAAAGGGAAAAGGAGAAAAAATAATAGAGAATTTTATAAAGACAATAGGATTACTTTCTATACTTCCAGTGGTTCTTATCTTAGGATATATAGTCTTTACAGGAGTTCCTGCTATTTCATGGGAATTTTTAAGCCAGGCTCCAAAAAATGGAATGAGAGCAGGAGGGGTTTTACCGGCGATCATAGGAAGTATCTATCTTACATTGGGAACTATAGTTGTATCTGTACCATTTGGAATACTCACAGGAGTTTATCTTGTAGAATACTCCAAAGATAATTGGATAAGAAGAACCATAAACCTTACAATAGTTAATTTAGCAGGGATACCCAGCATCATATACGGGCTTTTCGGGATGGCTTTCTTTGTAATATATATGGGTATGGGAGCCTCTATTATAGCAGGGTCCTTAACCCTTGGAATAATGTGTCTGCCGGTAATCATTACAGCTACCAGAGAATCTTTATTAGCGGTATCAAGTCATTTGAGGGAAGCTTCCCTAGCTCTAGGGGCCACCAAGTGGGAAACCACATGGAAAGTTATTCTTCCGGCAGCATCTCCTGGGATACTTACAGGAATTATCCTGAGCATATCCAGAGCCGCAGGGGAAACCGCTCCTATAATGTTTACTGTAGCAGCATTCTACCTTCCTTTTTTACCTGAAAGTATATGGGACCAGGCTATGACACTGCCATATCACCTATATGTAATATCTACCCAGGTTCCTAATATGCCAAAGACTAATATGGACGGGACATTATTTGTCTTAGTAGCTATAACAGTTGGATTCAATATGCTAGGAGCATATGTAAGAACAAAATTCAATAAAGAAGTATAA
- the dtd gene encoding D-aminoacyl-tRNA deacylase, whose translation MRVVLQRVSRASVEVEGSVIGKIDNGLLLLLGIHVDDNMKELEWMVNKVIGLRIFEDEDGKMNNSLTDVDGSLLIVSQFTLYGDCEKGRRPGFIDAARPEKAVPMYEEFIEKCKKLGVHVESGEFGADMKVDLLNDGPVTLVIDSPARLRG comes from the coding sequence ATGAGAGTCGTTTTACAGAGAGTTTCAAGAGCAAGTGTAGAAGTAGAAGGAAGTGTAATTGGAAAAATAGACAATGGATTATTACTGTTATTAGGTATCCATGTAGATGATAATATGAAGGAATTAGAGTGGATGGTAAATAAGGTCATAGGACTTAGGATCTTTGAAGATGAGGATGGAAAGATGAATAATTCTTTAACCGATGTAGATGGCAGTCTTTTAATAGTTTCACAATTTACCCTATATGGTGACTGTGAAAAGGGAAGAAGACCAGGATTTATAGATGCTGCCAGACCAGAAAAGGCTGTCCCTATGTATGAAGAATTTATAGAGAAATGTAAAAAGTTAGGAGTTCATGTAGAAAGTGGTGAATTTGGTGCTGATATGAAGGTGGATCTTTTAAATGATGGTCCGGTTACCTTGGTAATCGATTCTCCTGCAAGACTTAGAGGATAG
- the glgA gene encoding glycogen synthase GlgA: protein MKILFVSSEAHPFAKSGGLGDVAHSLPKALVKTTDIRVIMPKYTSIHDRYRSGMRLISKFTTNVSWREKYVGLYNMKYDNIPFYFIDNEGYFNRPNAYGYFDDGERFAYFARAVIDSIEHMDFIPDIIHCNDWQSALIPVFLKAFYGEKYKDIKVVYTIHNLKFQGVYSKNTLHDILGLSDYYFDEERLKFNDAISYMKGGITFSDYITTVSDTYANEIKYPFFGEGLHGLFQKLDYKVTGIVNGIDYESFNPRKDKELNTKYGISTRTKKIKNKLALQKELGLPESEDIPVIGIVTRLTGQKGLDLIAHILEELLVLDIQLVVLGTGDLQFEDLFRYYAHLYPSKLSANITFNSVLAKKIYAGSDIFLMPSLFEPCGLSQLISMRYGTIPIVRETGGLKDTVIPYNEFEGTGTGFGFKNYNAHELLETLKYALKIHENKEQWDKLVKNAMERKSSWANAAKEYKKIYKALINKK, encoded by the coding sequence ATGAAAATATTATTTGTAAGTAGTGAGGCACACCCCTTTGCCAAGAGCGGAGGGTTAGGAGATGTTGCACATTCTCTTCCTAAAGCCCTTGTTAAAACAACAGATATCAGGGTGATCATGCCTAAATACACAAGTATCCATGACAGATATCGTAGTGGAATGAGATTGATATCTAAGTTTACAACCAATGTATCTTGGAGGGAGAAATATGTAGGTCTTTATAATATGAAATATGACAATATTCCATTTTATTTTATAGATAACGAAGGTTATTTTAATCGTCCAAATGCCTATGGATATTTTGATGACGGTGAACGATTTGCATATTTTGCTAGAGCAGTAATAGACTCCATTGAACACATGGATTTTATACCTGATATTATCCATTGCAATGATTGGCAGTCAGCTTTAATTCCTGTATTTTTAAAGGCATTTTATGGGGAAAAATATAAAGATATAAAGGTGGTATATACCATACATAACCTTAAATTTCAGGGTGTATATAGTAAAAATACACTTCACGATATCCTAGGTTTAAGCGATTATTATTTTGATGAGGAAAGATTAAAATTTAACGATGCTATCTCCTATATGAAAGGGGGAATTACTTTTTCTGATTATATAACTACAGTGAGTGATACATACGCCAACGAGATAAAATATCCTTTTTTTGGGGAGGGTCTCCACGGGCTATTTCAAAAGTTAGATTATAAAGTTACAGGGATAGTAAATGGTATAGATTATGAGAGTTTTAATCCTAGAAAAGATAAGGAGCTTAATACTAAATATGGTATCTCTACAAGGACAAAAAAAATAAAGAATAAACTGGCTTTGCAGAAGGAGCTGGGGTTGCCAGAGAGTGAGGATATACCGGTTATTGGAATTGTAACGCGTCTTACCGGACAAAAAGGTTTAGATCTCATAGCGCATATATTAGAAGAACTATTAGTTTTAGATATACAGCTGGTTGTATTGGGAACCGGAGATCTTCAATTTGAAGATCTATTTAGGTACTATGCACATCTATATCCATCTAAATTATCAGCAAACATTACTTTTAACAGTGTACTGGCTAAAAAAATATATGCTGGATCAGATATATTTTTAATGCCGTCATTATTTGAACCATGTGGATTGTCTCAATTAATTTCTATGAGGTATGGAACTATCCCTATTGTAAGGGAAACAGGAGGATTAAAGGATACAGTTATTCCGTATAATGAATTCGAAGGAACAGGAACCGGTTTTGGATTTAAAAATTATAATGCCCATGAATTACTGGAAACCTTAAAGTATGCTTTAAAAATCCATGAAAACAAAGAACAGTGGGATAAGCTGGTTAAAAATGCCATGGAAAGGAAGAGCAGCTGGGCAAATGCAGCTAAAGAATATAAGAAGATATATAAAGCTCTAATAAATAAAAAATAA
- the pstC gene encoding phosphate ABC transporter permease subunit PstC, whose protein sequence is MNIRKSKDLFMKNSIFGVAGFNIIIVFLIFFFVLTNSVKFFTDFPIGDFFLGREWISLSDKYGLLPLFMGSFWVTLVALGISVPLSLITAIYIAEYANHKTRVRLKVLIETMAALPSVVLGYIGLYVLSNPIKEFFGLNTGLTALTGGILLAFMSIPTMVSISDDSIRALDRSYREASLALGANKLETIIKIILPAAFPGIFAGIMLGFGRIIGETMTVLMVTGNAPILDAGILSPVRTLTATIAAEMGEVVQGSTHYYSLFAVALVLFAISFTTNTIADHFIHRSRKIMGK, encoded by the coding sequence ATGAATATAAGAAAAAGTAAAGATTTATTTATGAAAAACAGTATCTTTGGAGTAGCAGGGTTTAATATAATAATTGTATTTTTAATATTCTTCTTTGTTCTTACAAATAGTGTGAAGTTTTTTACTGATTTTCCTATAGGAGATTTCTTTTTAGGCAGAGAATGGATCTCTCTTTCTGATAAATACGGATTACTCCCATTATTTATGGGGAGTTTCTGGGTGACCTTGGTGGCACTTGGAATATCTGTACCCCTGAGTCTCATTACAGCCATATATATAGCCGAGTATGCAAACCATAAAACCAGAGTGAGACTTAAGGTTCTTATAGAAACTATGGCAGCTTTACCTTCAGTAGTGCTGGGTTATATAGGACTCTATGTTCTTTCTAATCCTATCAAGGAGTTCTTTGGATTAAATACAGGCCTTACTGCACTTACAGGTGGTATATTGTTAGCCTTTATGTCTATCCCTACCATGGTAAGTATATCAGATGATTCAATCAGGGCACTAGACAGATCTTATAGGGAAGCGTCTTTAGCCTTAGGGGCAAACAAACTAGAAACAATTATTAAGATCATCTTGCCGGCAGCTTTTCCCGGGATATTTGCAGGAATTATGTTAGGATTCGGGAGGATCATAGGTGAAACAATGACAGTGCTCATGGTAACAGGTAATGCACCAATTTTAGATGCTGGTATCCTTTCACCAGTAAGAACACTTACTGCAACTATTGCTGCTGAGATGGGGGAGGTAGTCCAGGGAAGTACTCATTATTACTCTCTTTTCGCAGTAGCCCTTGTATTATTTGCTATCAGTTTTACTACAAATACAATAGCCGATCACTTTATACACAGATCCAGAAAGATAATGGGGAAATAA
- a CDS encoding phosphate uptake regulator PhoU encodes MKNLHERIDELTEQFIEMFKNVDRLLKINMEMLDKKVFIQSLYGEAKVVEDRINSCEVKIKEDSIQAIARFQPAARDLRALLTFIDCVKMLERMGDLLKNNLRLMRKLHKHGNGAKEHLYIIEEMAKKVNDIFETYMKAFIEKDEKKIYILLASDEEIDEMRVEVINEIIDFMKESPENIVGGSLILLLSKKFERLSDKIMQLGKGLIYTMSGANLRKQELEK; translated from the coding sequence ATGAAAAATCTTCACGAAAGAATAGATGAACTGACTGAACAATTTATTGAAATGTTTAAAAATGTAGACAGACTTTTAAAAATTAATATGGAGATGCTTGATAAAAAAGTATTTATACAATCACTCTATGGAGAGGCAAAGGTAGTTGAAGATAGGATAAATTCCTGTGAAGTAAAAATAAAAGAGGACTCTATCCAGGCTATAGCTAGATTTCAGCCGGCAGCACGAGATTTGAGAGCCCTCCTAACTTTCATAGACTGTGTTAAAATGTTGGAGAGGATGGGGGATCTTCTGAAGAATAATCTCAGACTCATGAGAAAACTCCATAAACATGGTAATGGTGCAAAGGAACATCTCTATATAATTGAGGAGATGGCAAAAAAAGTTAACGACATATTTGAAACCTATATGAAAGCTTTTATAGAAAAAGATGAAAAAAAAATATACATTCTTTTGGCTTCCGATGAAGAGATAGACGAGATGAGAGTAGAAGTCATAAATGAGATAATAGATTTTATGAAAGAAAGCCCTGAAAATATTGTAGGTGGCTCACTTATCTTGCTTTTAAGCAAGAAGTTTGAACGGCTATCAGACAAAATCATGCAGCTTGGAAAAGGCCTTATTTATACTATGAGTGGTGCAAATTTAAGGAAACAAGAGCTTGAAAAATAA
- a CDS encoding glycogen/starch/alpha-glucan phosphorylase, with protein sequence MNITKEKILSDLKKVAMIMFTKEFVDTSKEGQYKIFATVIKGYLSENWLEKNENYRIGKEKQVYYFSLEFLLGKMTGTNIINLGLEELCMEVMDELGLDFKEFDKYDAEPGLGNGGLGRLAACFLDSMASIGIPGHGCGIRYDYGLFEQKIVNGEQIEGPDNWLKNGFVWETKKSHQSKRIKFYGDITLKELGGFLTPVHTGYETILAVPYDVPIVGYKNKVVNNLRLWKAQIEGNDFDFNSFSYGTFSELDEKKRKAEAISKLLYPDDTTESGRLLRLKQEYFFVSAGLQSIVDYNSKKGVSPSEFPDTFSIQINDTHPALCVAEFMRILIDEKKVYWDEAWEITKKVMSYTNHTILTEAMEKWEIDKVQELIPRVYMIIEEINRRFCDKVYQKYDDWDRVMEVAIIKDRLINMAHLAIVGSHSINGVSELHTEVLTKKVLKNFYELYPERFNNKTNGITHRRWLLKSNKPLTTLIDNTIGSSWKDDPSLLEKLTEFSENRSFCEKIEGIKLENKKKLAELIWKETGIEVDINSIFDTHVKRLHGYKRQLLNVLHIIYLYMEILENQDFRMHPKTFIFSAKAAPGYYLAKRIIKLINSVGKLINDDERINKFIKVVFIPNYSVSKAQIIIPGSDLSEQISTVGMEASGTSNMKFMMNGALTIGTLDGANVEIKEAVGEENIFIFGLNYKELKEIEKKQSYNPIKFLKQNPKINKVVEMLRDGTFGGDFSSIYSHLIDEDRYFVLKDFNSYLETHKKIDGIYRDRDRWNSMVVKNIAKSGRFSSDNTIRKYAEEIWKV encoded by the coding sequence ATGAATATTACAAAAGAAAAGATCCTATCTGATTTAAAAAAAGTAGCTATGATAATGTTTACAAAGGAATTTGTGGACACATCTAAAGAAGGTCAGTATAAGATATTTGCCACAGTTATAAAGGGGTATCTTTCAGAAAACTGGCTGGAAAAAAATGAAAATTATAGGATTGGAAAGGAAAAACAGGTATATTATTTTTCCTTAGAATTTTTATTGGGGAAGATGACAGGTACTAATATCATTAATCTAGGTTTGGAAGAACTATGTATGGAAGTTATGGATGAATTGGGGTTAGACTTCAAAGAATTTGATAAATATGATGCCGAACCAGGTCTTGGAAATGGCGGGTTAGGAAGACTGGCTGCTTGTTTCTTGGATTCTATGGCATCAATAGGAATACCAGGACATGGATGCGGTATAAGATATGATTATGGTTTGTTTGAACAAAAAATAGTAAATGGAGAACAGATAGAGGGGCCTGACAATTGGTTAAAAAATGGATTTGTTTGGGAAACTAAAAAAAGTCATCAATCTAAAAGGATAAAATTTTATGGAGACATAACTTTAAAAGAGTTAGGGGGATTTTTAACACCTGTTCATACTGGATATGAAACAATCTTAGCAGTTCCCTACGATGTACCTATTGTAGGTTATAAGAATAAGGTTGTGAATAATCTGAGATTGTGGAAAGCTCAAATAGAAGGGAATGATTTTGACTTTAATTCCTTTAGTTATGGTACTTTTTCAGAATTAGATGAAAAGAAAAGAAAGGCTGAAGCTATCTCAAAATTGTTGTATCCTGATGACACAACTGAAAGCGGGAGACTGCTAAGATTAAAACAAGAGTATTTTTTTGTCAGTGCCGGACTCCAGAGTATAGTGGACTATAATTCTAAGAAAGGTGTTTCACCAAGTGAATTTCCTGACACCTTCAGCATACAGATAAATGATACTCATCCTGCTCTTTGTGTTGCAGAATTTATGAGAATTTTAATAGATGAAAAGAAAGTATACTGGGATGAAGCCTGGGAGATCACAAAAAAAGTGATGTCTTACACCAACCACACAATTTTGACAGAAGCCATGGAAAAATGGGAGATAGACAAAGTTCAGGAATTAATTCCAAGAGTATATATGATAATTGAAGAGATTAACAGAAGATTCTGTGATAAGGTTTATCAAAAATACGATGATTGGGACAGGGTTATGGAAGTTGCGATTATTAAAGACCGATTAATAAATATGGCACATCTAGCTATTGTAGGAAGTCACTCTATAAATGGAGTATCAGAGTTACACACAGAGGTTTTAACAAAAAAAGTACTGAAAAATTTCTATGAATTATATCCAGAGAGGTTTAATAATAAAACTAATGGAATAACCCATAGAAGATGGCTTTTAAAGTCAAATAAACCATTGACAACATTGATAGATAATACGATTGGATCTAGTTGGAAAGACGACCCGAGTCTTTTGGAAAAATTAACTGAATTTTCAGAAAATAGGAGTTTTTGTGAGAAGATAGAGGGGATAAAACTAGAAAACAAAAAAAAATTGGCTGAACTTATATGGAAAGAAACAGGGATAGAGGTAGATATCAATTCTATCTTTGATACCCATGTAAAAAGACTCCATGGATATAAAAGACAGCTCTTGAATGTTTTACATATAATTTACCTGTACATGGAAATACTTGAAAATCAAGACTTTAGAATGCATCCAAAGACATTTATTTTTTCAGCTAAGGCAGCACCTGGTTATTATTTAGCTAAAAGAATTATAAAATTGATTAATTCTGTAGGAAAATTGATAAATGATGATGAGAGAATCAATAAATTTATAAAGGTAGTATTTATTCCAAATTACAGCGTGAGTAAAGCTCAAATAATAATCCCTGGAAGTGATCTAAGTGAGCAGATATCCACTGTTGGAATGGAAGCTAGCGGGACATCAAACATGAAGTTCATGATGAATGGGGCCTTGACTATAGGAACCTTAGATGGAGCAAATGTTGAGATAAAAGAAGCTGTGGGAGAAGAAAATATATTTATTTTTGGATTAAACTATAAGGAATTAAAAGAGATAGAGAAAAAACAATCTTATAATCCAATAAAATTTCTAAAACAAAATCCTAAAATAAATAAAGTTGTAGAAATGCTCCGGGACGGAACATTTGGAGGAGACTTTTCAAGTATATACAGTCACCTAATAGATGAAGACAGGTATTTTGTTCTAAAGGATTTTAACTCCTACTTAGAAACACATAAAAAAATAGATGGTATTTACCGTGACCGTGATAGATGGAATTCCATGGTAGTTAAAAATATTGCAAAATCCGGTCGTTTTTCTAGTGATAACACCATAAGAAAGTATGCAGAAGAAATTTGGAAGGTATAG